From the Trichoplusia ni isolate ovarian cell line Hi5 chromosome 1, tn1, whole genome shotgun sequence genome, the window TGCAACTCTTATTGCAAAGCAATTAGGCTTTCGTTTTACATATATATCGTTCAATTTGAATTAACATGTGAAATAGACCGTGGTGAtgcaattatattataatgaatttaaacATTCCAATCTCTCAACAATTTACTACACTCATTCCGAGCAATTCTCATTCCTataaatcaaagttttaataaCATCTGCAATCAATCTTTATCGTATCAGTAACATTGTAAAATGACGCACTCGGctcatatttataaacatggaGTCACAGCCCCGTTCTCACGGACTCTAATTGtgttacaatacaataaattgacACTCCAGAAATTATGTTATATCATTCTTGGCTTATCGAGGGTCATACAAGTCTCTGAACTCAGTCATTCGCCGCCATCGACCGGCAACGCACGTCACAATGCGGTATTTAATTCTAATACTATTTACATACGTAAAATGTGATCCAGATTATTTCGCGAAGCGTAACAGGATAGTGGAAAGTGAATTGAGGATCGCCCTTGGAGGGAATATGTCCCTTACCTCCAAAGAAAATGAAGTCAACAATTGCCTTATGAGACATAAGTTCGACGAACTCGACTATGCATTCAACAACCCGGACAACTTCGGCCTGTCCCACCATTTCTTCAAATACAAAGACAATATACCGAAATCGAAAGTGTATAAAATCATTAAGGATATGCCTAAAGGAGCTATTTTGCATATTCACGACATGGCAATCATTGGACctgattatttattgaatatcaCTTATATGGACAATTTGTACGTGTGCCTTGGGAAACaaatttcgtttttgttttcaaataaagtaCCAAATACTACGTGTGAGAACCGTTGGGAGCTAATGAGCGAAGTCAGGAGAGCCGCCAAGAACGTCACAGCCTTCGATGCGAAGATTAGAAAGCAATTCACCCTGGTCGTCAAAAACCCTGATATCGTCTACCCCACAATCAAAGAAACTTGGACTGCGTTCGGGAATTTCTTCTCCACTGTCCACCCGTTACTGACCTACAGGCCAATTtgggaaaaatacttttacgacGCCCTCAAAGCGTTCAGAGATGATAACGTATATTATGTAGAAGTCAGAAGCATCCTCCCCAATCTATACGAATTAGATGGCACGGTCTTCGAGAAGATAGTTACAGCAAAAGCTTACAAAAAAGCTATCCACAAATTCATGAGGGATTACCCTGATTTTGTGGGGGCGAAATTGATATTTGCACCGAATAGGAAAGTAAACAGAACAATTTTAAGCGAATACATCCAAACAGCGAGACAGATAAAGAACAGTATGCCAGAATTGTTCGCTGGTTTCGACTTAGTTGGGCAAGAGGATGCAGGGAACCCGCTCATAGAATTCGTGCCTCAGCTGTGCGCTGCTACCAACCTAAACTTCTTCTTCCACGCCGGCGAAACGAATTGGTTCGGAACAATGACGGATGAGAACTTAGTCGATGCTGTGTTATTAGGAGCTAAGCGGATAGGTCACGCTTATGCACTGGCAAAACATCCTGTGTTATTAGAAATGGTTAAAGAGAAGCAAATAGGTTTAGAAGTGAATGTTGTATCGAATTCCGTCCTGTCCTTGGTTAGAGACGTGAGGAACCATCCTTTGAACATTTTCCTGAGTTTAAACTTACCAGTTGTGCTGTCAAGTGATGATCCAGGAGCTTGGGAAGCGGACCCCTTATCTGATGATTTCTATATCTCTTTCGTTGGGGTTGCAAGTCGACTGGCTGACTTACGCGTATTAAAAACTTTAGCCCTTAATTCATTGAAATACAGTGCTTTAGACCCAGCGGCAAAAACATTGGCGATTACACATTTCCATTCAAAATGGAATAGTTTTATAGAGAATTTTGATTGTCGTTCTTATTAAGTTGTTGACGGAACTGtatgtgtttatatttagtGCGTATTATAACATATGTTCAACAGGAAAATTACTCGATTAAATAGTGAGTTAGGTatgatgtgtaaataacagttttttataacactgacataatatttaatggAGACTATAAATGGCATTAAATGCTGTGTAATGATGTACTTAcgggtgttttatttttttaaacagtgtccctttattttttttctctttcgaCTGTAATTTGCTCACGCATGTTTATTTGATGTGGTACTACAGAAGTCTGAATGTCTGAATCAAACACacagaaataatgaaatatttagctGTATGTAAAGATTTTCTATACCTATTTAGTTAGgtccttattaaaaaaaatgtaaacttagATCCTTAATTATATAGACAGTTTGTCATACGGATTTTTTTCcatataatttactagctgttgcccgcgacttcgtccccgtgggtagaagatataagttatgatttatacctgccctgttcttttcacattttccattgtatcttcgctcctattagtcgcagcgtgatgatttatagcctaaagccttcctcgatgaatggtctattcaacacaaaaatattttttcaatttgaaccagtagttcctgagattagcgcgttcaaacaaaaaaacaaactcttcagctttatatattagtatatatatagagtATAGGTTTTTACAGTTTATAATGTAAgcacatataaataaatatgtgtaaaaatCAATTATACTCGTTTACTACATACATTGATGTACCAGGGCATCAGAATGCATAGGAGAGGAGCTAGTTAAAACAGATGGAATACAGACAATGAGTTCGTTAGGCGCGAGTGCCCTCCTTTCGAGGGTGTCACTCCAAGTTTGTTCATAAAACCACAACAAATACCATTCTCCACTTCACAAATCACTTAATCAACCTTATCACAAGGTTTTATGGTCGGTTTTCGCTTGTGTTTAAGTCTTTAGACCGCATTAAATGATTTGTAGGCACCGAGAAAAACTAAAGTGCATCCTAGATGAAAGTGGTGGCTACACTTCCAACCTCTTTTTGATGTAGGTAACTTATATTCTTGAAATGTTTAAAGGGAAGTATGTTAGATGCGTATCTACCTATATACAATTACTTTCACAAAGGAGGTTTGGAGAGGGTGATAATATTTCCTTTAGATTTCCAGAAAAGATGAGCATCCGGAATTCTTACATTCAAACGGGTCGAATGGCAGGTAAATAGAGTCGGGTTTTGTAAAGGGATAACCTACTTAATTTTGTCATGTCGcatattttttctgttaaatgAAGACAGTTGTATCAGTTATTAAAAGCTCGAAAGTCATAGTAATAGGACATAGGACACTTCTAAAGGTCTATCATTTTTGTAAATCGTTGGATCGAATATtcgaacattattattaattaacttgtttGCCACTCGCGATATAAAAAGTAGCAGGAACACGACCGCTGCAAAAAGTGACAAAACGATAATCGCCTTAAAAGAGGAAGATATACTCTGTAGTAGAGTAATCAAAGCTGATGGTGACAATGCTGAAGACAAAAACACGAACAAAATTTCCATACCGAgacaaaacgtaaaaaaaaacatattttccaataaaatacattaaaatattaacatacaaaTGAAACCAGAATGCACAATAATGCCATAATTCATGAAAACTAATGGTTAATTCGTATTACATACGAGACATTGTTTTGCTAATGTTAAACCGTAGCGTAGCCGCGTTGCAATCACGTGTTTTACGTAGTAACTGTACctattattttacattgaaaGAATAGTCGTTATAACTTACTATAGTTTATGCATATACATAATTTCATCTTTTAACTGCGAAGGCAATTTTGCCTACGACGTTTTGAAGAAAAATAGACAAAACTGTTGCCAAGTGGAAgagaaaatactattttaaccTATGACGCAAAAATTTGTTACAATTAGTTAAGCTTGACGAGTCTGCGACCATCATAGCTCAAATTCACAAACAACAATTTCAGTATGgtatgttttgtattaaagggaATTACGTGCGAGTATTCGTAGACATGTTGCATATGAATTATTCGAAATTTTACgggtgaaagtttttatgtcGGTCTTTTATTTTGCTGAAACTGATCGTTTGACTGCCACTCAAAGACTCTTGTTTGGGcttgaaaaatatatacctatcaCAGCTTTCGTGTTTCGGAGAGCATGTAAAAAGTGCGGGCACAAAGAGTACACACGACCTGGGCccctattctgctattttacaatggccgatgaatgactgtcaattgaattaaattcgcactatttgtattattataagcatttttctaacacaataataGGAAATTCAGTAGGTACGTAGTAGGTCGGAACAGTCATGGTCAATACattgaatttccaataattttaagttgcaataattggaagttaattgtattgagcttgagtgtaccgtcccgtactgaacttccaattattgtgtagaacaATGCAGAATTGGAGCCCTATGTTGTTGTAAAcgcttgtgcactataatataTCGCGACACAATTCACAACAATTCCTAAACTGCATGGTGATAATTCAAATAtgcgttttataattataaatcggATTAAGCATAGTAAATGAGCAACATTCCGTCTCACataaccattgaaatcactcgATCAGTACGCGCAGTATCGATTGCACTTGCCTATTGTTCTACCGTACGTAATTAGCAACATTGTGCGATGAGTGCACGTTGATGTTTGTCACACCGTAGCGTAACATTAGTACAAAGAAAAGAAGGCGTATGGAATACGTGTATCTGTGATTTTCGCTGATTTAAGAAATGGTTTAAATGCATGGAAATCCTTTATTTGTAGATTGTTAATCCACGAAGACGAACtcatattatttgtatcaaaGTATTTGTTCGCATTGTTGAAAGTCCTTCAAACAAACCCAGTGAGAAAAATAGtctcacaatttattttgttagatttattttacCGTTAGACAGAGTTCCAAAAAATAGGTATCGGGTCATttgaaaccaaaaaataaaataaatacagtaaattGACAACTCGCCCCTTGTAAGAAGGTACACTTtctaccgacaagtgacgttaagAGCTAAAATAATTACCATACGTTTTATCCCATTTGATGCGTTTTTCCTCCGCATGcttttataagttaaaaaatccAATTGAAACTTCAACGTCTTTCAAACAAACTTAAAGTTCAAGAACTCTTTAAGGACGACCCCCACTCAAAATGGCCGCGCCCGGTACGTGGACGGATCAAAGTCACGGGCTCATAGACCTTCACACGCGACGCTTTTTGCGTCTCATATGTACCTAAAgctatttacaaaaaaggtgGCCGGCCGCGAGAAACGCGCATCATTGATATCGAATTACGGGTTGTGTCGCGGGTCCGATCCCTGCATTGGATCAAATGCTTGTTCcaagtctaggtgtctttgtacatgagTCTTGAATGTTAATTCTTTAGAGCGAGAATTCTTAATAACGTTCATACGTCACtgaattttaaatacttcattattacatttgatttaattaatatttttttctgtaatttttattattgtaacttaGATAGGTCGAGCACTGTTCCATGTTCAAAACAGCtctttaaagaaaagaaaaaatatggtaCTTCTATTACGATTCGGTGTAACAGCCGGCCTTGCATAGTTACGGGTGAGCAGTGCGAGTGCAACACTCTGAGTGAACTTGATGTCTCTCAATTGTCACTCTGCATCTAAAAATAGATGACAACAACACTGACTCTTCAATTCCTAGGATTTCCTATATATGGTTGtcgttaaatgtattttagacTGTAACACTTTTGGGTTAAGATTGAAAATTGCGTGATAGTGGATTCGGAAATAGGTATaggattttgtgtttattggtGTTTCTTTCCAATGATTTGATGCTGTTATGTGTATCGTAATTATATAagtaaaaactaattttcacGACACTATAATGAGGAATTTCGAAGTGGGTTAGATCGCCACTGAgcgcaggttcgatccctgcgtctTAATGatacataaattacttaatttctcaaattataaataatataatagtatcaAAGGAAAAGggcaatttattaattaaaaacatgaaagttaatcattaaatatttttattttaaacaagttgttcacaaaataatatcatatttatcgggctataatttattttgcttacatgcctaaataattaaaaaaaaatggaaaacaaacAATGCATTGTCATAAATCTTAACTAAATGACTCTTTTAATAAACTAACAGCCTAATATCTAAGGCTCTTAGTACACGAGGCGACAGCAGTCAAACTAAAACCTGGTACTTTTTCACTGGTCATTAGAGGCTGAAATTGTACGGTATTGTGGACTTTGCCTCATGTATGCAGAGTCttctatttacaatataaaaatactaaataagaaagaattatttatattgaagttttttatttaaataattctatgAAGTTTCTTATACAATActcgctgttgcccgcgacttcgtccccgtgggtagaagatataagttatgatttataccttttttttttgcctttttttcacattttccattgtatctttgctcctattagtcgcagcgtgatggtttatagcctaaagccttcctcgatgaatggtctattcaacacaaaaataatttttcaatttggaccagtagttcctgagattagcgcgttcaaacaaacaaacaaactcttcagctttatatattagtatagattaaatgatgtaactgttTATTCACggtttatcgggattgcccaactagacttgattaaggactccgtttgggtgCAAAACTGGTTGGATAATAAAGATAAATGCATGAGTAAACcggtacatcatttaataatgaatcattctcaggGAGGCTTCTAAtacaaacttatatttttttgctgtttcTAAAAGTTGAAACAATATTCATGTCTCAAACTTATTAAAGACACAAACAGCACAGAGTTTTACTAATTTTGTGATCGgttaatttatatcttttatatCTCTTGGCCGACTAATCACATTATTCAACAGGGAATATAtttaacgattatttttttgaaacgaaaattatttcttaacataatacttatatttatcatataattaaacaataatggAGCGgcgtatttatattaaaattattaactaaaactCGCACTTACATGCAAGAAAGGTTTAAATATTTCGTGAAATCATATTGTAGTGAGCAAATACAAAGGAAATTATTCTTATTGACAGTTCCGCATAAAGGCAAAGAACCATTCCATTCTACGTCATCGACGAATTATACGATTACACCATCGGCGTAAAGTTTGAAACGAAGGCTGCGACATGTAATGGATAAATTTGAACTCTCGGTCAATGACCCCGGTAGCTAAGTTGGTAAAAACCTTTTTCACTGAACCAGAAATCGCCATTTTGAGTTCTAAGTGaggttaattaaatatttaatcaacaaCGCAGCTGTTTTAAACCAGCAATGCTCTCTAACAACGGGAATATTTGCACACAGATGGACGATGCGATGGGTTTTTTTCGTCACGCGTTGACTTACATAATTTTCTCCCTAATGCACTTAACGCGTCAATGTATTACATGGTATCCTCCAgtcttgaaatataatttctataCAGTAAGACTGTCACATCAAATAGTAAGTATACCTAATGTTAGGTCTTcgatattataaaattgatacataatattatgagtGTTTAATCTTCGCCAGCAGGTACAGCGTCTTCTAATCTCTTGATAAATTTGACCCGCAGTTCCGTTACTGCATCGCCTTTTAACTGGTCctagaattaaagaaaaaatatgacgCTAATTGCTgtcaacataatttaaaaaaaaatccttatatcacgggggctttcacaaacatccaagtcacatgctTAAAGACACTCAGGAGggacgacaagcatttgtgtgatccacaaatgcttgtcctacggggatcaaTCAGCCACACGACGCGCGCAGTTGGTATGGCAtcgtgatctcaaccactcggctctccGTGCAATCAATCGAATATTAATTGTCTAAGAAGTGTctgttaatgttatttatttcaggtactccataaatatttgttagtcAGATACTACTCACTTATTATTACTTAGTAATAATGCATATTGTTTGTATTCAATATTGTTAAAGGTAAGGCATGCTGTTGGTTTGTGTTCTCTAACAGCAAAAACCATTAGAAAGCTATGAAGAGTCTAAACAGGGTGGTGCTATCCAAACATGCAATGTAATTTTAACCTTagaaagtgctacttagtagattcattttaataatataaatactctcAAAAGTCATCTATATCACTAAACATAGgtataatgaataaataaaattttaaacaatacctGCACAAACCAGCACTGCACATCAAGCTGTACCATCTGCAGGGCACCCCTAATGGCTCCAGGGATTAGGCCACAGTACTTCAGCCCATTGTTGGGCATCTCTACCCACTCGGATAGTGGGCACTGGTCCCAGACGAGGGAGAACTCGTCTCCTGAACTGCTCCAGCTGGTGACGGTAGGCTGCATGCTAAGGTAGAGTCTGGAATTGAAGATAGAATGGATTTGTAGTAATAGAAGTTGTGAGatggaatattttgtattaagtgGTGGTCTAGTGGTCAACGGCGATCACTGCTACGTTGGAGATTATTGGTTCAGTTTCTAATAAGGACTACTGATAATTTTTCTGTCtggttttaatttatcaatgatATGGTATGGTTTTAGAAATAgattatagataataaaaatagatagttCAAAGAGAATTTCAAGATtccaaaacaaagtttattaaaaaaataaaagtaaaaacatacaactagggaagcaaaatgttaatattacaaGACTTACGTAACTATTGAATAATGTCATTTCTcattagtaattatattttttacaagtttcTAGTTTTAGAacctttaatattatttgtttaggtacttaaaagaGGGACACATTCTCAAACTTTTAGAAACTAAATTTTAGAGTTTCTTTCTATACAAACACAAActaaataacttatttgttttgCCTAGTAGTATTTAGTGGTatatagaaaattttatttttgttttacattattttgtttttagacatatttattctaaaactgAGTTACTTTATCCTTTCTCCGATATTCTTTTGCGAATGATATAGAAGTAAGATTCATTACCATAACTACATACCAAAACTACAGGCAATATATTCCTTGATTCTGTATTTTATATGCAGTAACTGAATTATTAGTTTACCTGAAAGCCTGTTGTATCTTATCTGCAGTTTCCCTCATCTCCAAACACCGTGTTGACGTAGTCCGAGCAAGAAAATCTTCAATCAGCCTGACACCCATATTATAACCAATTCTCTCCAATTGTTTGTTCACGTCCTCTGGATTCTCAATTTCTTTCAACATTTGAGAGACCAACGCTCCATATGTAAGAGTAAGAAGCTCTGAATTCTgtaaaaatacgtaattttatgGGTAAATAGTTACAAACATGAAAACTCAAAAACTGTTCTACCGACTATTCGTAAGTACGTACAACTTTCTTAGCGTCCAGGCGAGAAGTCTGTCGAGACATTTTGAGAGTTTATAAAGTCTTGGAAAGGatatttcaataagaattaaTGATATGGACTAAATCCTCCCACTTTCAGAGTTCGCCAAATATcgcaacaataaaattgattttgtgtCACTGACCGACGTCACGTCAAATgcgttttatattttctactactaaaataatcaataaagaGGAATGTActtaaacataacattttttggTCATCATATtcttaatatgtattttattaaattgttacttttaaatgtctttttttaaatagaactaCATTTATGCATTTGGATAATGTAATTCCTTGATCAGATGTCGCAACTAAATGTATTTGGGAAAAAAGaggtttaaacaataaatttgaaGTATCCAACCAAACCAGAgtgtcattattataatttattttataaaaacaccaCAGCTGCAGTGATCTgggacatttatttatttatttaattatcacactaatctaccattacaggttacttaacctaatgcggtagctaacTAACCAGCAaagtttaacataataaatctatattgatatacaaattaatattttttattcacatgatttatttgactttatatCTAAAATCTATTGTACGATTTAAATCAAGGGTTCTCTCATTTTATTGGTACTTCCCTGCAGTAAAATGTGCTGTACTCcctttaaaatatgtattaactTAACCCAAAAACCTAGATTTCGAAACACGCGAATTACGTCATGAAAAACGTAAAATGtcgtcttttgttttgcttGATGATAACGTCAAgctattttgaaaatgtacatTTATCAGAACCGTTATACGACGTAAATCCAATAAATCTAgatgtttttatgattttaaaaagaaagtaatcCATATCTTTGTATTAATGAAGTATGGAAAGAGATGAGATTGACAAAACAAGTGCCGTAGGGACCTTGGACGATGTCGATTCACGATGTGCTGTAAATTCGTTAATacttgattattataaaaagtttggTAGGAAAAGGGATTTGGAGCAGTTTTTCTCGCTATCTACTGCCCAAAGTGAAATTAAAGACACGAGTGGTTTGTTTTGGAGGAAGATGAAAAGTGAGAATGATTCGTCCGACTCCGGTGGCGGGAGAAAGAGCGATTCTTCTCACGAAGTTTGTCGAATTTCCATAAGGTGTTCAGTGCCTGATGCTTCTACTTCACAGGTATGGTATTAAAAAACTATACTGGCcttaaaatgaatttacaaGAAGAACATAAACTTGCTTGAGGTACTCTTATTTCCTCGTACAATataaagttttgaaaatttcaaattaagaaccATCCCAATCTTTTATTGCCAGAAAGCTTGCCTTtcgttagaaatattatttttgaacacCACGCCTAAGACGACCCACTGACCCACTTATcagtttcataatatttcatCTACAGAAGTCCAGACATGAACCAGGCCCAAGGATGGGTTTCtttgaaaatctattttgaATGTATCTGCCTTTAgttattgttaattaacaataaaatgagacttaatttgtgaatattaaaatgaattgatCTTTATGTGGTCtctaaattgttgttttacatttattcaacCCATTTGATTTTACCTCAATGTCACATCAAAATATTCTCACCTTTTACACTTTTTACAagattatgaatttattttccaGGATGATGATAACCCAAGAACCAAGACTGACTTTCCACAAACAGAATCTCCACCGATCATCATTGAAGAAGTACCCGCTGACACATCAAGACACACTGATGATGACTCCATCAATTTTGATGACAATAACtcacaaaaatgtatgttaagtCCAAAATTCTAcatttctattaatattattaagttggTATTTAGAAATTTGAAGGTTCAACTATGTGAGATGTAATTCTTGATAAGAAGTGAATTCGcctcattatttattatacaaatgtttaattgtatGGTTTAGTTTATTACACTTGTAGAAAGTTACATAGCAATGATATGTAATccagtatgtatgtatattatgaaACTATGTTCTTTTCATCGTCTCACTATCAATTttagaaatttgaaaaattgacCAATGGTGCACTGTAGTATGAATCAATTTTGTTTGACCAGGCTTCAGGCAATTTCAACTGTATTTTTGCAATGGGTAATCTAGTGTCATTCAGACATCATTTCTAACCAATTTAACCAGTGAATATAAGCTTTTAGATCATAACTTTCATGTGTAAGAAAtctaattacttttatttttaacatttcagcTTTTGATGCACTGTTAGATTTATCAGCACATAAACCTCTATCACCAACCAGTAGCATCACCTCTCAACGTAAACTAGAATGGGACTCTCTTGCTGACGTTGGTTATGCCAACGAGAGTGATAGGAAGACCTCGGCATCCAGTCTAAGCACTTTAGAAAGACTTGCTTTAAAGCAACAGTATTCCAATAATGATTCCAAACAGGACATTGGTATACCAACTTCTCATTCAACGCCGTTAGATGAAGAAGGTAAGGCTAAATCTAAAAAAGGTGTCGGTAAGAAAACAACAAAGATCTACAAGAAGGATGTCGATTTAGTTGAGGTTAATGTACCACACAGTTCGAATGCGGCTCAAGCGCAATCTATAAATGTAAATCTTACAAAACACATATCGTTTAACGTCGAAAAAGATGGTGGAATTACCATCGAAAATGTTAAGCGTGATGTTAGTTTTTCACCTGAAAAAGGACCTGAACGCAAAGAGGTTCTTCACCCTGTTGGTACGGACAAAGAAATACAAACAACTCTGACTAAAGATGATCCGTTAGTCAAAATAGATACTAACAAGTTGATTAGCGAAATTGAGATTCATAAGCCATTACAAGACAACCAAAAGATTCCTGTCCTCATCAGCTTGAATACATTACGAAAAAAATTGAGGAGAAAGAAATCCAGAACTGTGTATAGaagaaagaaaactaaaaagaagaaagaagaaaataaagaaaatacaccGCAAGAGAAGAGTGGAGAACCATTGTCGGAAGCTGAGAGTTTTGAGTACATGCCTGGACATATGTAtaatcaaaaccaaaataaagTGGAAGAACAAAGGCCTGATAACAGCACTGGCAACAAGTCTAGTCTGGAATCCAGTCAGGCTTTTACAACCGACTCAAGTAAAGGATCAAAGCATTCCCTCACGAAAGACTTAGAAAAATGCATTGACCTCCTCAAAGTCACTCTTCAACAGCGATATGACGATaacaatacaaagaaaaaacttataaaagacATTGTTCATAGATTAATTACTTCTAAATATCGAGATGATGATAGTACAACAGAATTTCTTTCGGGCCTCAGTTATACTAGCAGGAAGACCGGTCTTAAAGGAAATAACACCACAACAAGTACATCTGACACAAATAATACCGATGACAATATTCagaaaaagccaaaaaaatccatttt encodes:
- the LOC113493983 gene encoding adenosine deaminase 2-like; translation: MRYLILILFTYVKCDPDYFAKRNRIVESELRIALGGNMSLTSKENEVNNCLMRHKFDELDYAFNNPDNFGLSHHFFKYKDNIPKSKVYKIIKDMPKGAILHIHDMAIIGPDYLLNITYMDNLYVCLGKQISFLFSNKVPNTTCENRWELMSEVRRAAKNVTAFDAKIRKQFTLVVKNPDIVYPTIKETWTAFGNFFSTVHPLLTYRPIWEKYFYDALKAFRDDNVYYVEVRSILPNLYELDGTVFEKIVTAKAYKKAIHKFMRDYPDFVGAKLIFAPNRKVNRTILSEYIQTARQIKNSMPELFAGFDLVGQEDAGNPLIEFVPQLCAATNLNFFFHAGETNWFGTMTDENLVDAVLLGAKRIGHAYALAKHPVLLEMVKEKQIGLEVNVVSNSVLSLVRDVRNHPLNIFLSLNLPVVLSSDDPGAWEADPLSDDFYISFVGVASRLADLRVLKTLALNSLKYSALDPAAKTLAITHFHSKWNSFIENFDCRSY
- the LOC113493993 gene encoding trafficking protein particle complex subunit 3 — protein: MSRQTSRLDAKKVNSELLTLTYGALVSQMLKEIENPEDVNKQLERIGYNMGVRLIEDFLARTTSTRCLEMRETADKIQQAFRLYLSMQPTVTSWSSSGDEFSLVWDQCPLSEWVEMPNNGLKYCGLIPGAIRGALQMVQLDVQCWFVQDQLKGDAVTELRVKFIKRLEDAVPAGED